The following are encoded in a window of Rosa chinensis cultivar Old Blush chromosome 4, RchiOBHm-V2, whole genome shotgun sequence genomic DNA:
- the LOC121052818 gene encoding uncharacterized protein LOC121052818, whose product MGISGGMRPGRRSRAGRNHSPASEGDDEHVPRGLLRTVERLFERFAAALPNPRTDYTVERARRHGAYTFSSAPTESVAGDWITRMERVFESLSCPAARRVPLAIDLLDGDAWLWWQGTRNMGYDPTTMTWEEFKTEFSNRYYNQASQHRLRFEFMQLKQTEEMTVLQYEERFIALSRFAPELVATEKLKVDQFINGLLPVYRDWLAPHDYPTFKLAVEAAMRCEARYLDGSRPLEIGGPSQGPSKRIASSSGSASSSGSRPSSSDSSSRQRFRGRFRRPGQTGRRQSRGGTASSSGGFGRQAIPRDYPQCATCGRHHAGPCQAGVGTCYQCGQWGHYRRECPQLTQGVFTTTSQSMVYQAGAALSRVVDR is encoded by the exons ATGGGAATTTCAGGTGGAATGAGACCCGGACGCAGATCTCGTGCTGGCAGGAACCATTCACCcgctagtgagggtgatgatgagCATGTTCCTCGTGGGTTGTTACGGACCGTGGAGCGGTTGTTTGAGCGTTTTGCAGCGGCTCTCCCCAATCCTAGGactgactatactgtggagcgtgccaGACGCCATGGGGCGTATACTTTCTCTAGTGCTCCTACGGAGTCCGTAGCAGGAGACTGGATTACCCGCATGGAGAGAGTATTTGAGTCCTTGAGTTGTCCAGCTGCTAGGAGGGTTCCTTTGGCTATTGACCTCCTAGACGGGGatgcatggctttggtggcaggGTACCAGGAATATGGGTTATGACCCAACTACCATGACTTGGGAAGAGTTCAAAACGGAGTTCTCAAATCGGTACTATAATCAGGCATCCCAGCACCGTCTCCGATTTGAGTTCATGCAGTTGAAGCAGACTGAGGAGATGACTGTGTTACAGTATGAGGAGCGTTTCATTGCTTTGTCTCGGTTTGCCCCTGAGTTGGTGGCGACAGAAAAGTTGAAGGTTGATCAGTTTATCAATGGCCTTCTACCTGTATATCGGGATTGGTTGGCGCCTCATGATTATCCGACTTTTAAGTTAGCTGTGGAGGCTGCTATGAGGTGTGAGGCTAGATATCTGGACGGTTCCCGACCTTTGGAGATTGGCGGTCCCAGTCAGGGGCCATCTAAGAGAATTGCCTCTAGTTCGGGTTCTGCATCGTCATCAGGCAGTAGACCGAGCAGTTCAGATTCTAGCTCTCGTCAGCGTTTCAGGGGACGCTTCAGGAGGCCTGGGCAGACCGGTAGGAGACAGTCCAGGGGTGGCACTGCTAGTTCCAGTGGAGGCTTTGGTAGACAGGCGATTCCGAGAGACTATCCCCAGTGTGCTACTTGTGGTAGACACCATGCAGGCCCGTGTCAGGCAGGTGTGGGGACTTGTTACCAGTGTGGCCAGTGGGGTCACTACAGGAGGGAATGCCCTCAGTTGACCCAGGGAGTCTTCACTACTACTAGTCAGAGTATGG TTTATCAGGCAGGAGCAGCACTCAGTCGGGTCGTGGACAGATAG